One region of Zingiber officinale cultivar Zhangliang chromosome 7B, Zo_v1.1, whole genome shotgun sequence genomic DNA includes:
- the LOC122004384 gene encoding protein spotted leaf 11-like → MEVKHRAARSLVHRLASAPVRSGAFAEAAAEIRRLSKDDPEMRSPLAESGAVPLLGSALLEFDSSAAEAQENASAALLNLSISAREAVMSTPGILDALAAALRLPCPSTAQNAAATVYSLLSVDEYRPIIGSKRSVIAALLDLFRGLGVTPTRSIKDALKAIFLLALYPLNRATLVEMGAVPPLFALVVKDGRRGVVEDATAVISQVAGCYESVEAFRRVAGVAILVELVDAATGASGRARENAAAALLNLVMSGGDKAVGDIMESEGAESLVRELAEGVGGEVSARGKSKAADLLRVLQRSRGSHLVHGLQEDTETSTDSAPQSLLFSSSSYTVLRAPNSKETNYINKTELCKLSHNIREFLTI, encoded by the exons ATGGAGGTGAAGCATCGCGCGGCGCGATCGCTCGTCCACCGCCTCGCCTCCGCCCCTGTCCGGTCAGGCGCCTTCGCTGAAGCCGCCGCCGAAATCCGACGACTCTCAAAGGACGACCCTGAGATGCGATCGCCCCTCGCTGAGTCTGGCGCGGTCCCGCTCCTCGGGTCCGCGCTCCTTGAGTTTGACTCCTCGGCGGCCGAGGCCCAGGAGAACGCCTCCGCCGCGCTGCTCAACCTCTCGATCTCCGCCCGCGAGGCTGTGATGTCCACCCCTGGCATCCTCGACGCCCTCGCCGCCGCCCTTCGCCTCCCCTGCCCTTCCACCGCACAGAACGCTGCCGCCACCGTCTACAGCCTCCTCTCCGTTGACGAGTACCGGCCCATCATCGGGTCCAAGCGGTCGGTCATCGCGGCCCTCTTGGATCTCTTCCGCGGCCTCGGGGTCACGCCGACCCGGTCCATCAAGGACGCACTCAAGGCGATCTTCCTCCTCGCTCTCTACCCGCTCAATCGCGCCACTCTCGTCGAGATGGGCGCCGTCCCGCCGCTCTTCGCGCTGGTGGTGAAGGACGGGCGGCGCGGGGTTGTGGAGGACGCTACCGCGGTGATCTCCCAGGTGGCCGGATGCTACGAGAGTGTGGAGGCGTTCCGGAGGGTGGCCGGCGTCGCCATACTGGTGGAGTTGGTGGACGCGGCGACGGGGGCGAGCGGGAGGGCTAGGGAGAACGCGGCGGCTGCGCTGCTGAACCTGGTGATGAGCGGCGGGGACAAGGCGGTGGGCGACATCATGGAGTCGGAGGGGGCGGAATCGCTGGTGCGTGAACTCGCCGAGGGCGTCGGCGGCGAGGTCAGCGCTAGGGGGAAAAGCAAGGCGGCGGACCTGCTCCGTGTCCTTCAGCGCTCGCGCGGCAGCCACCTGGTGCACGGCCTTCAGGAGGACACCGAGACCAGCACCGACTCAGCGCCGCAATCGCtgctcttctcttcctcctcctaca CTGTTCTTCGTGCACCAAATAGTAAGGAAACTAATTATATAAACAAAACAGAACTTTGCAAATTG TCTCATAATATTAGGGAATTCCTGACCATTTAA
- the LOC122004385 gene encoding AT-hook motif nuclear-localized protein 23-like → MAGSSRAPGVMIGLSQPASDGDDDDVTSWPRAVAPDETSPGSSAVRKPRGRPPGSKNKPKQPMAVSRGRASPLHPVVLQFDGGFDIVSGLSDYVRRNRVGVSVLSASGVVSGVSLRHASVAVAHGLQAVFTLQGRFDILSLSGTLFPPSATAFPPGHFFSGTLFPPGVPQPPPLTVSLASSRGQVIAGAMMGSMSAAGPVLIMAATFSNPEFLRLPISDDDNEAAVVDDDDSGADPVTPLATSLPSNLPDLNALPVRLSRNSIVSLAQPSSVRPPPHAHPPPPRY, encoded by the coding sequence ATGGCCGGTTCATCGCGCGCTCCCGGCGTCATGATCGGCCTCTCCCAGCCCGCCTCCGACGGCGACGACGACGATGTCACGTCATGGCCGCGGGCGGTGGCCCCGGACGAGACCTCCCCCGGGTCGTCCGCCGTTCGGAAGCCCCGAGGTCGCCCTCCGGGCTCAAAGAATAAGCCCAAGCAGCCGATGGCGGTCTCCAGGGGCAGAGCGTCGCCCTTGCACCCCGTGGTCCTCCAGTTCGACGGCGGCTTCGACATCGTCTCCGGCTTGTCCGATTACGTCCGCCGCAACCGCGTGGGCGTCTCCGTCCTCAGCGCCTCCGGCGTCGTGTCCGGCGTCTCGCTGCGCCATGCTTCGGTAGCGGTAGCCCACGGCCTCCAGGCCGTCTTCACCCTGCAGGGGCGCTTCGACATACTCTCCCTCTCCGGCACGCTGTTCCCTCCGTCGGCCACGGCGTTCCCTCCAGGGCATTTCTTCTCCGGCACGCTATTCCCTCCGGGAGTGCCGCAGCCTCCGCCGCTGACGGTTTCGCTGGCAAGTTCTCGCGGGCAGGTGATCGCCGGGGCCATGATGGGATCGATGTCGGCGGCGGGACCCGTACTCATTATGGCTGCCACATTCTCCAACCCGGAGTTCCTCCGGCTCCCCATCTCCGACGACGACAACGAGGCGGCAGTCGTGGACGACGACGACAGCGGCGCAGATCCAGTGACTCCCCTGGCAACGTCTTTGCCCTCCAACCTTCCCGATCTCAACGCCTTACCCGTACGACTATCTCGCAACAGCATCGTCTCCCTGGCTCAACCCTCCTCCGTCCGGCCTCCGCCGCACGCCCACCCTCCGCCGCCCCGTTATTAA